A region of Deltaproteobacteria bacterium DNA encodes the following proteins:
- a CDS encoding aconitase family protein yields YGCTTCVGNGGPLPENIGNAIQEGNLVTSAVLSGNRNFEGRIHPHIRANYLASPPLVVAYAIAGNMDVDLYNDPIGQDSDGQPVMLRDIWPSPEEVRAEVARGVTADAFRKEYSNVFEGDDMWRSMPVPEGELFAWDPDSTYVRELPFFADMPAEPAAPGDIKGARVLALLGDSVTTDHISPAGSIERNGPAARYLTEHGVEPKDFNQYGARRGNHEVMMRGTFANVRLKNQIAPGTEGGFTVHQPDNEQLSIFDAAMKYQEEGIPLIVIAGKEYGTGSSRDWAAKGPRLLGIKAAIVESFERIHRSNLIGMGILPLEFMKGENAESLGLTGFETYDIAGVADGLSVRKQLQVTATSAEGKVTTFQVTCRIDTPAELSYHRHGGILEYVLRQLAANA; encoded by the coding sequence CTACGGCTGCACCACCTGCGTGGGCAACGGCGGACCGCTGCCGGAGAACATCGGCAACGCCATCCAGGAAGGCAACCTGGTGACCAGCGCCGTGCTTTCGGGCAACCGGAACTTCGAGGGCCGCATCCATCCCCACATCCGCGCCAACTACCTCGCCTCGCCCCCCCTGGTGGTGGCCTACGCCATCGCCGGCAACATGGACGTAGACCTCTACAACGATCCCATCGGCCAGGACTCCGACGGCCAGCCGGTGATGCTGCGGGACATCTGGCCCAGCCCCGAGGAGGTGCGTGCGGAGGTGGCCAGGGGCGTTACCGCCGATGCCTTCCGGAAGGAATACAGCAACGTCTTCGAGGGCGACGACATGTGGCGGAGCATGCCGGTGCCGGAGGGCGAGCTGTTCGCCTGGGACCCGGACTCCACCTATGTCCGGGAACTCCCGTTCTTCGCCGACATGCCCGCGGAGCCGGCCGCGCCCGGCGACATCAAGGGAGCGCGGGTGCTGGCACTGCTGGGGGATTCGGTGACCACCGACCACATCTCCCCGGCCGGCTCCATCGAGCGGAACGGCCCGGCCGCCCGTTACCTCACCGAACACGGCGTGGAGCCCAAGGACTTCAATCAGTACGGCGCGCGCCGGGGCAACCACGAGGTGATGATGCGCGGCACCTTCGCCAACGTGCGGCTCAAGAACCAGATCGCCCCGGGCACCGAGGGCGGCTTTACCGTACACCAGCCCGACAACGAGCAGTTGTCCATCTTCGACGCCGCCATGAAGTACCAGGAAGAAGGCATCCCGCTTATCGTCATCGCCGGCAAGGAGTACGGCACCGGATCGTCCCGGGACTGGGCCGCCAAGGGGCCGCGGCTCCTGGGCATCAAGGCCGCCATCGTCGAGAGCTTCGAGCGCATCCACCGGAGCAACCTCATCGGCATGGGCATCCTGCCCCTGGAGTTCATGAAGGGTGAGAACGCCGAGTCGCTGGGGCTCACCGGGTTCGAGACCTACGACATCGCTGGCGTGGCCGACGGCCTGAGCGTGCGCAAGCAACTGCAGGTCACCGCGACAAGCGCCGAAGGAAAGGTGACCACCTTCCAGGTGACCTGCCGCATCGACACACCCGCCGAGCTGTCGTACCACCGCCACGGCGGCATCCTGGAGTACGTGCTCCGGCAACTGGCCGCGAACGCTTAA